One Rhododendron vialii isolate Sample 1 chromosome 2a, ASM3025357v1 genomic region harbors:
- the LOC131315509 gene encoding protein EMBRYO SAC DEVELOPMENT ARREST 30 isoform X3, whose product MLVKSKIKWVALGGLVLSFVSLLVHLLLAKYSSADLVRYSAITGFTEDLNVNIEGRQGAGYSKLWKNVASLESLQPYANPRSGYPVPTVQNNGFIYAKIFGGFEKIRNSICDLVTISRLLNATLVIPEIQESTHGKGISSKFKSFSYLYNEDQFIAGLIKDVTIVKSLPPELNELRKLKQFPIFKPKTSDSPTFYMKEVLPKLKKAKVVGLVLYDGGCLQPILPSRLAEYQRLRCRVAFHALLFRPGILALGHLMVERLRALGQPYLAFNPGLVRDTLAYHGCAELFQDVHTELIQYRRAQMIKRGIVKEELNVDSHVRKANGSCPLMPENVGLLLRALGYPPKTRIYLAGSETFGGQRVMIPLRAMYTNLVDRTSLCSNQELTNLIGPEIPFPEDNSLPPPAKSLDQLKEEWQKAGPRPRPLPPPPDRPTYRHEKEGWYGWVAEKDSEPDSSPIDLRSQAHRLLWDALDYIVSVEADAFFPGFNADGSGWPDFSSLVMGHRLYEMASTRTYRPDSMWSSKQEISC is encoded by the exons ATGTTGGtcaaatccaaaataaaatgggTTGCACTAGGAGGACTGGTTTTGTCTTTCGTCTCTTTGCTAGTTCATTTGCTTCTAGCCAAGTATTCAAGTGCCGATCTAGTACGCTACAGTGCAATAACAGGGTTTACTGAGGATTTAAATGTGAACATCGAGGGGAGACAG GGCGCTGGATATAGCAAGTTGTGGAAAAATGTTGCATCTCTTGAATCGTTGCAGCCTTATGCCAATCCTCGAAGTGGATATCCTG TTCCAACTGTGCAGAATAATGGTTTCATATATGCCAAAATTTTTGGTGGATTCGAGAAGATTCGAAACTCG ATTTGTGATCTTGTTACCATCTCCAGGCTTCTAAATGCCACACTTGTCATTCCAGAGATTCAAGAAAGTACACATGGGAAAGGCATCAG TTCCAAGTTCAAGAGTTTTTCATATCTCTACAATGAGGATCAGTTCATAGCAGGACTCATAAAGGATGTGACTATTGTAAAGAGCCTGCCCCCAGAGTTGAATGAGCTTAGGAAACTGAAACAGTTCCCAATCTTTAAGCCCAAAACTTCAGATTCTCCAACATTTTACATGAAAGAGGTGTTGCCGAAGTTAAAGAAAGCAAAGGTTGTTGGATTAGTGCTCTATGATGGAGGCTGCCTACAG CCCATCCTTCCCTCTCGCTTAGCTGAGTATCAGAGGCTCAGATGTCGGGTAGCATTTCATGCACTTCTTTTCCGCCCAGGAATTTTGGCACTGGGACACCTAATGGTGGAAAG GTTACGAGCTTTAGGCCAACCTTACCTTGCTTTCAATCCTGGCCTTGTGAGAGATACCTTGGCATATCATGGCTGTGCCGAACTTTTTCAG GATGTTCACACTGAACTTATACAATACCGAAGGGCACAGATGATTAAACGAGGAATTGTGAAGGAAGAACTGAATGTTGATTCACATGTCCGAAAAGCGAATGGCTCTTGTCCCCTGATGCCTGAAAAC GTAGGACTCCTCCTTCGGGCATTGGGTTACCCTCCTAAAACCAGAATTTACTTGGCGGGTTCTGAAACCTTTGGTGGTCAACGGGTTATGATCCCTTTACGTGCCATGTACACCAACTTGGTGGATCGCACTTCTTTATGCAGCAATCAAGAGCTAACCAATTTAATTGGACCAGAAATCCCATTTCCAGAGGATAATTCCCTGCCTCCTCCTGCCAAAAGTTTGGACCAGCTAAAAGAAGAATGGCAAAAAGCCGGTCCTCGTCCACGGCCTCTTCCTCCACCTCCCGACAGACCTACTTATCGACATGAAAAGGAAGGATGGTATGGTTGGGTTGCAGAAAAGGATTCGGAACCTGATTCTTCGCCCATTGACTTGAGGAGTCAAGCACATAGGTTGTTATGGGATGCTCTTGATTATATTGTTTCAGTGGAAGCAGATGCCTTCTTTCCTGGTTTCAACGCTGATGGGAGTGGGTGGCCAGATTTTTCAAGTTTGGTAATGGGACATCGTCTTTATGAGATGGCATCTACTAGAACATATCGACCAGACAG TATGTGGTCTTCAAAGCAGGAAATATCTTGCTGA
- the LOC131315509 gene encoding protein EMBRYO SAC DEVELOPMENT ARREST 30 isoform X2: MLHLLNRCSLMPILEVDILFQLCRIMVSYMPKFLVDSRRFETRLLNATLVIPEIQESTHGKGISSKFKSFSYLYNEDQFIAGLIKDVTIVKSLPPELNELRKLKQFPIFKPKTSDSPTFYMKEVLPKLKKAKVVGLVLYDGGCLQPILPSRLAEYQRLRCRVAFHALLFRPGILALGHLMVERLRALGQPYLAFNPGLVRDTLAYHGCAELFQDVHTELIQYRRAQMIKRGIVKEELNVDSHVRKANGSCPLMPENVGLLLRALGYPPKTRIYLAGSETFGGQRVMIPLRAMYTNLVDRTSLCSNQELTNLIGPEIPFPEDNSLPPPAKSLDQLKEEWQKAGPRPRPLPPPPDRPTYRHEKEGWYGWVAEKDSEPDSSPIDLRSQAHRLLWDALDYIVSVEADAFFPGFNADGSGWPDFSSLVMGHRLYEMASTRTYRPDRKYLAELFNSSIDNPYHPRRNWTLSVREHLNKSLGEEGLEREFRQSKPTSFLSHPIPECSCRILKPTEITSITNKNKINHHLSYEGENVCPKWMQEGVKTVSYQKNPANESESQEDELDFEVQPELDNGGSTTVTTPLLDQDEEMDPND, translated from the exons ATGTTGCATCTCTTGAATCGTTGCAGCCTTATGCCAATCCTCGAAGTGGATATCCTG TTCCAACTGTGCAGAATAATGGTTTCATATATGCCAAAATTTTTGGTGGATTCGAGAAGATTCGAAACTCG GCTTCTAAATGCCACACTTGTCATTCCAGAGATTCAAGAAAGTACACATGGGAAAGGCATCAG TTCCAAGTTCAAGAGTTTTTCATATCTCTACAATGAGGATCAGTTCATAGCAGGACTCATAAAGGATGTGACTATTGTAAAGAGCCTGCCCCCAGAGTTGAATGAGCTTAGGAAACTGAAACAGTTCCCAATCTTTAAGCCCAAAACTTCAGATTCTCCAACATTTTACATGAAAGAGGTGTTGCCGAAGTTAAAGAAAGCAAAGGTTGTTGGATTAGTGCTCTATGATGGAGGCTGCCTACAG CCCATCCTTCCCTCTCGCTTAGCTGAGTATCAGAGGCTCAGATGTCGGGTAGCATTTCATGCACTTCTTTTCCGCCCAGGAATTTTGGCACTGGGACACCTAATGGTGGAAAG GTTACGAGCTTTAGGCCAACCTTACCTTGCTTTCAATCCTGGCCTTGTGAGAGATACCTTGGCATATCATGGCTGTGCCGAACTTTTTCAG GATGTTCACACTGAACTTATACAATACCGAAGGGCACAGATGATTAAACGAGGAATTGTGAAGGAAGAACTGAATGTTGATTCACATGTCCGAAAAGCGAATGGCTCTTGTCCCCTGATGCCTGAAAAC GTAGGACTCCTCCTTCGGGCATTGGGTTACCCTCCTAAAACCAGAATTTACTTGGCGGGTTCTGAAACCTTTGGTGGTCAACGGGTTATGATCCCTTTACGTGCCATGTACACCAACTTGGTGGATCGCACTTCTTTATGCAGCAATCAAGAGCTAACCAATTTAATTGGACCAGAAATCCCATTTCCAGAGGATAATTCCCTGCCTCCTCCTGCCAAAAGTTTGGACCAGCTAAAAGAAGAATGGCAAAAAGCCGGTCCTCGTCCACGGCCTCTTCCTCCACCTCCCGACAGACCTACTTATCGACATGAAAAGGAAGGATGGTATGGTTGGGTTGCAGAAAAGGATTCGGAACCTGATTCTTCGCCCATTGACTTGAGGAGTCAAGCACATAGGTTGTTATGGGATGCTCTTGATTATATTGTTTCAGTGGAAGCAGATGCCTTCTTTCCTGGTTTCAACGCTGATGGGAGTGGGTGGCCAGATTTTTCAAGTTTGGTAATGGGACATCGTCTTTATGAGATGGCATCTACTAGAACATATCGACCAGACAG GAAATATCTTGCTGAACTCTTCAACAGTTCGATAGACAATCCTTATCATCCAAGGCGTAACTGGACGCTTTCAGTACGGGAACATCTGAACAAAAGCCTGGGTGAGGAGGGCCTTGAGAGGGAATTTCGTCAATCAAAACCAACCTCATTCCTCTCTCACCCCATTCCTGAATGCTCCTGCAGAATTCTCAAGCCCACTGAGATCACTAGTATTACAAACAAGAACAAGATTAATCACCACTTGTCCTACGAAGGGGAGAACGTGTGCCCCAAATGGATGCAGGAAGGTGTTAAAACAGTTAGCTATCAAAAGAACCCTGCTAATGAGAGTGAATCTCAAGAAGATGAGTTAGATTTCGAAGTGCAACCGGAGTTGGATAATGGAGGAAGCACGACAGTCACAACTCCTTTGTTAGATCAAGATGAAGAAATGGATCCTAATGATTAG
- the LOC131315508 gene encoding serine/threonine-protein phosphatase PP1 isozyme 2-like isoform X1, with product MDPGVLDGIINRLLEVREKPGKQVQLSESEIRQLCLQSKDIFLQQPNLLDLEAPIKICGDIHGQYSDLLRLFEYGRLPPKSNYLFLGDYVDRGKQSLETICLLLAYKIKYPENFFLLRGNHECASVNRIYGFYDECKRRFNVRVWKVFTDCFNCLPVAALIDEKILCMHGGLSPDLHNLDQIRNLQRPTDVPETGLLCDLLWSDPSKDVKGWGMNDRGVSYTFGADKVTEFLLKHDLDLICRAHQVVEDGYEFFADRQLVTIFSAPNYCGEFDNAGAMMSVDETLMCSFQILKPADKKPKFGFGSTTTAKTGAPSTKNKEVLQCCAFLVMVLKTMVSWGLQDEKKISEELMEAQRQ from the exons ATGGACCCTGGGGTTCTCGATGGTATAATCAACAGATTGCTTGAAGTGAGAGAGAAGCCAGGGAAGCAAGTTCAGCTCTCTGAGTCAGAGATCAGACAGCTTTGTTTACAGTCCAAAGATATCTTCTTGCAACAGCCTAATCTCTTAGACCTTGAGGCACCCATCAAGATCTGCG GAGATATCCATGGTCAATATAGCGATCTTCTAAGGCTTTTTGAATACGGCAGGCTGCCTCCCAAATCCAATTATTTATTCTTGGGAGATTATGTGGACCGTGGAAAACAAAGCCTGGAAACAATATGCCTTCTCCTTGCATACAAGATAAAGTACCCTGAGAACTTTTTCCTTTTGAGGGGAAACCATGAATGTGCTTCTGTAAACCGTATATACGGATTTTACGATGAGTGCAAAAGAAGGTTTAATGTCAGAGTGTGGAAAGTCTTCACAGATTGTTTTAACTGCCTACCTGTGGCAGCTCTCATTGATGAAAAGATACTGTGTATGCATGGAGGACTATCTCCTGACCTTCATAATTTGGATCAAATCCGAAATTTACAACGCCCAACTGATGTTCCAGAAACTGGTCTACTGTGTGATCTACTGTGGTCAGATCCGAGTAAAGATGTGAAGGGGTGGGGTATGAATGATAGGGGAGTTTCCTATACCTTTGGTGCTGATAAGGTGACAGAGTTTCTTCTGAAGCATGATCTTGACCTAATTTGTCGTGCTCACCAG GTGGTGGAAGATGGTTATGAATTCTTTGCTGATAGACAACTTGTGACTATATTTTCGGCTCCTAATTACTGTGGAGAGTTCGATAATGCCGGTGCCATGATGAGCGTGGATGAAACTTTGATGTGTTCTTTCCAAATTTTAAAGCCCGCAGACAAGAAGCCAAAGTTTGGCTTCGGAAGCACAACTACAGCTAAGACAGGAGCACCTTCAACAAAAAACAAG GAGGTCCTTCAATGTTGTGCTTTTTTAGTCATGGTTCTGAAGACTATGGTTTCTTGGGGATTGCAAGATGAGAAGAAAATTTCAGAGGAGCTAATGGAAGCACAAAGACAATAA
- the LOC131315508 gene encoding serine/threonine-protein phosphatase PP1 isozyme 2-like isoform X2 — translation MDPGVLDGIINRLLEVREKPGKQVQLSESEIRQLCLQSKDIFLQQPNLLDLEAPIKICGDIHGQYSDLLRLFEYGRLPPKSNYLFLGDYVDRGKQSLETICLLLAYKIKYPENFFLLRGNHECASVNRIYGFYDECKRRFNVRVWKVFTDCFNCLPVAALIDEKILCMHGGLSPDLHNLDQIRNLQRPTDVPETGLLCDLLWSDPSKDVKGWGMNDRGVSYTFGADKVTEFLLKHDLDLICRAHQVVEDGYEFFADRQLVTIFSAPNYCGEFDNAGAMMSVDETLMCSFQILKPADKKPKFGFGSTTTAKTGAPSTKNKSFLGAKV, via the exons ATGGACCCTGGGGTTCTCGATGGTATAATCAACAGATTGCTTGAAGTGAGAGAGAAGCCAGGGAAGCAAGTTCAGCTCTCTGAGTCAGAGATCAGACAGCTTTGTTTACAGTCCAAAGATATCTTCTTGCAACAGCCTAATCTCTTAGACCTTGAGGCACCCATCAAGATCTGCG GAGATATCCATGGTCAATATAGCGATCTTCTAAGGCTTTTTGAATACGGCAGGCTGCCTCCCAAATCCAATTATTTATTCTTGGGAGATTATGTGGACCGTGGAAAACAAAGCCTGGAAACAATATGCCTTCTCCTTGCATACAAGATAAAGTACCCTGAGAACTTTTTCCTTTTGAGGGGAAACCATGAATGTGCTTCTGTAAACCGTATATACGGATTTTACGATGAGTGCAAAAGAAGGTTTAATGTCAGAGTGTGGAAAGTCTTCACAGATTGTTTTAACTGCCTACCTGTGGCAGCTCTCATTGATGAAAAGATACTGTGTATGCATGGAGGACTATCTCCTGACCTTCATAATTTGGATCAAATCCGAAATTTACAACGCCCAACTGATGTTCCAGAAACTGGTCTACTGTGTGATCTACTGTGGTCAGATCCGAGTAAAGATGTGAAGGGGTGGGGTATGAATGATAGGGGAGTTTCCTATACCTTTGGTGCTGATAAGGTGACAGAGTTTCTTCTGAAGCATGATCTTGACCTAATTTGTCGTGCTCACCAG GTGGTGGAAGATGGTTATGAATTCTTTGCTGATAGACAACTTGTGACTATATTTTCGGCTCCTAATTACTGTGGAGAGTTCGATAATGCCGGTGCCATGATGAGCGTGGATGAAACTTTGATGTGTTCTTTCCAAATTTTAAAGCCCGCAGACAAGAAGCCAAAGTTTGGCTTCGGAAGCACAACTACAGCTAAGACAGGAGCACCTTCAACAAAAAACAAG TCGTTCCTTGGCGCAAAAGTATGA
- the LOC131315509 gene encoding protein EMBRYO SAC DEVELOPMENT ARREST 30 isoform X1 — MLVKSKIKWVALGGLVLSFVSLLVHLLLAKYSSADLVRYSAITGFTEDLNVNIEGRQGAGYSKLWKNVASLESLQPYANPRSGYPVPTVQNNGFIYAKIFGGFEKIRNSICDLVTISRLLNATLVIPEIQESTHGKGISSKFKSFSYLYNEDQFIAGLIKDVTIVKSLPPELNELRKLKQFPIFKPKTSDSPTFYMKEVLPKLKKAKVVGLVLYDGGCLQPILPSRLAEYQRLRCRVAFHALLFRPGILALGHLMVERLRALGQPYLAFNPGLVRDTLAYHGCAELFQDVHTELIQYRRAQMIKRGIVKEELNVDSHVRKANGSCPLMPENVGLLLRALGYPPKTRIYLAGSETFGGQRVMIPLRAMYTNLVDRTSLCSNQELTNLIGPEIPFPEDNSLPPPAKSLDQLKEEWQKAGPRPRPLPPPPDRPTYRHEKEGWYGWVAEKDSEPDSSPIDLRSQAHRLLWDALDYIVSVEADAFFPGFNADGSGWPDFSSLVMGHRLYEMASTRTYRPDRKYLAELFNSSIDNPYHPRRNWTLSVREHLNKSLGEEGLEREFRQSKPTSFLSHPIPECSCRILKPTEITSITNKNKINHHLSYEGENVCPKWMQEGVKTVSYQKNPANESESQEDELDFEVQPELDNGGSTTVTTPLLDQDEEMDPND, encoded by the exons ATGTTGGtcaaatccaaaataaaatgggTTGCACTAGGAGGACTGGTTTTGTCTTTCGTCTCTTTGCTAGTTCATTTGCTTCTAGCCAAGTATTCAAGTGCCGATCTAGTACGCTACAGTGCAATAACAGGGTTTACTGAGGATTTAAATGTGAACATCGAGGGGAGACAG GGCGCTGGATATAGCAAGTTGTGGAAAAATGTTGCATCTCTTGAATCGTTGCAGCCTTATGCCAATCCTCGAAGTGGATATCCTG TTCCAACTGTGCAGAATAATGGTTTCATATATGCCAAAATTTTTGGTGGATTCGAGAAGATTCGAAACTCG ATTTGTGATCTTGTTACCATCTCCAGGCTTCTAAATGCCACACTTGTCATTCCAGAGATTCAAGAAAGTACACATGGGAAAGGCATCAG TTCCAAGTTCAAGAGTTTTTCATATCTCTACAATGAGGATCAGTTCATAGCAGGACTCATAAAGGATGTGACTATTGTAAAGAGCCTGCCCCCAGAGTTGAATGAGCTTAGGAAACTGAAACAGTTCCCAATCTTTAAGCCCAAAACTTCAGATTCTCCAACATTTTACATGAAAGAGGTGTTGCCGAAGTTAAAGAAAGCAAAGGTTGTTGGATTAGTGCTCTATGATGGAGGCTGCCTACAG CCCATCCTTCCCTCTCGCTTAGCTGAGTATCAGAGGCTCAGATGTCGGGTAGCATTTCATGCACTTCTTTTCCGCCCAGGAATTTTGGCACTGGGACACCTAATGGTGGAAAG GTTACGAGCTTTAGGCCAACCTTACCTTGCTTTCAATCCTGGCCTTGTGAGAGATACCTTGGCATATCATGGCTGTGCCGAACTTTTTCAG GATGTTCACACTGAACTTATACAATACCGAAGGGCACAGATGATTAAACGAGGAATTGTGAAGGAAGAACTGAATGTTGATTCACATGTCCGAAAAGCGAATGGCTCTTGTCCCCTGATGCCTGAAAAC GTAGGACTCCTCCTTCGGGCATTGGGTTACCCTCCTAAAACCAGAATTTACTTGGCGGGTTCTGAAACCTTTGGTGGTCAACGGGTTATGATCCCTTTACGTGCCATGTACACCAACTTGGTGGATCGCACTTCTTTATGCAGCAATCAAGAGCTAACCAATTTAATTGGACCAGAAATCCCATTTCCAGAGGATAATTCCCTGCCTCCTCCTGCCAAAAGTTTGGACCAGCTAAAAGAAGAATGGCAAAAAGCCGGTCCTCGTCCACGGCCTCTTCCTCCACCTCCCGACAGACCTACTTATCGACATGAAAAGGAAGGATGGTATGGTTGGGTTGCAGAAAAGGATTCGGAACCTGATTCTTCGCCCATTGACTTGAGGAGTCAAGCACATAGGTTGTTATGGGATGCTCTTGATTATATTGTTTCAGTGGAAGCAGATGCCTTCTTTCCTGGTTTCAACGCTGATGGGAGTGGGTGGCCAGATTTTTCAAGTTTGGTAATGGGACATCGTCTTTATGAGATGGCATCTACTAGAACATATCGACCAGACAG GAAATATCTTGCTGAACTCTTCAACAGTTCGATAGACAATCCTTATCATCCAAGGCGTAACTGGACGCTTTCAGTACGGGAACATCTGAACAAAAGCCTGGGTGAGGAGGGCCTTGAGAGGGAATTTCGTCAATCAAAACCAACCTCATTCCTCTCTCACCCCATTCCTGAATGCTCCTGCAGAATTCTCAAGCCCACTGAGATCACTAGTATTACAAACAAGAACAAGATTAATCACCACTTGTCCTACGAAGGGGAGAACGTGTGCCCCAAATGGATGCAGGAAGGTGTTAAAACAGTTAGCTATCAAAAGAACCCTGCTAATGAGAGTGAATCTCAAGAAGATGAGTTAGATTTCGAAGTGCAACCGGAGTTGGATAATGGAGGAAGCACGACAGTCACAACTCCTTTGTTAGATCAAGATGAAGAAATGGATCCTAATGATTAG
- the LOC131315507 gene encoding uncharacterized protein LOC131315507 — protein sequence MARPLLGPPEIRLPTLPTTTTTTTNPPMGFTENNSATYLATGNPCLDFFFHVVPDTPQEQLVKRLVLAWDRDALTSLKLVCNLRGVRGTGKSDKEGFYAAALWLHKHHPKTLACNVKAIADFGYFKDMLEILYRLLEGPEIRKKEKMEWQSRKADVMDRNVGRKKRKATEDKEKVRGLRLEKKVAKAKKAFERYNRDPEYRFLHDRVSDLFAELLKSDMESYRAGELCKIGLAAKWCPNLDSSFDQATLICESVARKVFPREEYIEYQDIEEAHYAYRVRDRLRREVLVPLHKALEIPEVYICAKKWNNLPYKRVPSIAMKLYKKLFYKHDQERFVEYLEKVKSGKSTIAAGALLPHEIIESLNDWTGSEVAELQWKRMVDDMAKKGKLTNCMSVCDVSGSMSGIPMEVSVALGLLISELSEEPWKGKVITFSANPQLHTIEGDSLQSKTSFIRRMDWGANTDFQRVFDRILEVAVEGKLSEDQMIKTLFVFSDMEFDQASGSSSYYGSGYHHTGSWETDYTAIQRKFKEKGYERVPEIVFWNLRNSDATPVPSKQEGVALVSGYSKNLMTLFLDGEAILSPEAVMLKAISGAEYQKLVVID from the exons ATGGCAAGACCACTCCTCGGACCACCGGAGATCCGCCTCCCCAccctccccaccaccaccactaccaccaccaatCCTCCAATGGGTTTCACCGAAAACAATTCTGCAACCTACTTGGCCACGGGAAACCCGTGCCTCGACTTCTTCTTCCACGTGGTGCCCGACACCCCACAAGAACAATTGGTGAAGAGATTAGTATTGGCGTGGGATCGCGACGCCTTGACGTCTCTAAAACTAGTGTGCAACTTACGGGGTGTGCGCGGGACCGGGAAATCCGACAAGGAAGGGTTTTACGCGGCGGCGTTGTGGCTGCACAAGCACCACCCGAAAACCCTAGCGTGCAACGTGAAGGCTATCGCggattttgggtattttaaGGACATGTTGGAGATTCTTTACCGATTACTCGAAGGACCCGAGATccggaaaaaggaaaaaatggagTGGCAGAGTCGGAAGGCAGACGTGATGGATCGAAACGTAGGCCggaagaagaggaaggcgaCGGAGGATAAGGAGAAAGTGAGGGGTTTGAGGTTGGAGAAGAAGGTGGCAAAAGCCAAAAAAGCCTTTGAAAG GTACAACCGCGATCCGGAATACCGGTTCTTGCACGACCGAGTGTCGGATCTCTTTGCAGAGCTTTTGAAATCCGACATGGAGTCCTACCGCGCCGGGGAGCTCTGCAAGATAGGCCTTGCGGCGAAATGGTGTCCAAATCTCGACTCCTCCTTCGACCAAGCCACACTGATTTGCGAGAGTGTTGCAAG GAAAGTATTCCCGCGAGAAGAATACATAGAGTACCAAGACATCGAAGAGGCTCACTACGCTTATAGGGTCCGAGACCGCCTCCGAAGGGAAGTCCTCGTCCCTCTCCACAAAGCCCTCGAAATCCCTGAAGTGTATATATGCGCCAAGAAATGGAACAACCTCCCGTATAAACGCGTCCCCTCAATCGCGATGAAGCTCTACAAGAAGTTGTTCTACAAGCACGACCAGGAGCGATTCGTGGAGTATTTGGAAAAGGTGAAGAGCGGGAAGAGCACGATCGCGGCTGGAGCGCTGCTTCCCCACGAGATCATCGAGTCCTTGAACGACTGGACCGGTTCGGAGGTGGCGGAGCTCCAGTGGAAGCGAATGGTGGACGACATGGCGAAGAAAGGCAAGCTAACGAACTGCATGTCGGTTTGCGATGTGTCGGGGAGCATGAGCGGGATCCCCATGGAAGTCTCGGTCGCGCTGGGGCTTTTGATATCCGAGCTGAGCGAAGAGCCGTGGAAAGGGAAGGTGATAACGTTCAGCGCGAACCCACAACTTCACACGATCGAAGGCGACAGTCTTCAGTCCAAGACGAGTTTTATCAGGAGGATGGACTGGGGGGCGAACACGGATTTCCAAAGGGTTTTCGACAGGATCCTGGAAGTCGCGGTGGAAGGGAAGCTGAGCGAAGATCAGATGATAAAGACGCTCTTCGTCTTCAGCGACATGGAGTTTGATCAGGCGTCGGGATCCTCGAGCTACTATGGCTCGGGGTACCATCATACCGGTAGCTGGGAGACGGATTATACAGCGATTCAGAGGAAGTTTAAGGAGAAGGGGTACGAAAGGGTGCCGGAGATAGTGTTTTGGAACTTGAGAAACTCCGATGCCACGCCGGTGCCTAGCAAACAAGAGGGCGTGGCGTTAGTGAGCGGGTATTCGAAGAACCTTATGACTCTGTTTTTGGACGGGGAAGCGATTTTGAGCCCTGAGGCTGTGATGTTGAAAGCTATAAGTGGAGCAGAGTATCAAAAGCTTGtagtgattgattga